The Candidatus Acidiferrales bacterium genomic interval TCGAATTCTGGCTTCGTGAGCCGCTTCTGCTTTGCGGGCGTTTCGTAGAACCAGAACCAGAAGATCAGCCAGAGAAATCCGATTGCGCCGGTCAAAATGAACGCCAGTTTCCAACCTTGCTGTTCCCCGAAATAAATCAAGCACCATGGCACAAATAGTGCGGCGATCATTGCGCCGAAATTCGAACCGGCGTTGAAAATGGCCGTTGACAAGGCACGCTCGCGTTTCGGGAACCACTCGGCGACACTTTTGATTGAAGCCGGAAAGTTGCCGGACTCGCTGACTGCGAACAGACTTCGGATGGCGATGTGCATCGAAACCAGGCTCCCCACAAAAGCGTTGAGGATTCCAAAAATTGACCACGCGATTAGAGAAATCGCTAACCCAATTTTGGTCCCGATTTTATCAATAAACCATCCGGCAAAGATGGTTGCCGCCGCGTATATACCGGTGAAGAAAGAAGTCAGATAAGCAAATTGCGAGTTCGTCCAGCCAAACCCTCCGAGGTCGGACGGCTTACAATAAAATTCCTTCAGATAACTGATAACTTGCCGATCCATGTAGTTGACGGTTGTGGCAAAAAAGAGGAGCCCACAAATCACCCAACGATAGTTGCCGATTTTTACCTGGTTGCCGGCGGATGCTTCAGACGAGATTTCCATATTTGCCAACATCTCCTTTGAGTTGATATTTTCGTCTTCTATTATGAATAATTCGCTTTGCCAAGAGAATCATTCGTGACTTGCCGCGCAATGCAATTTGCGCTGGTCCTTACTTCGTTGATCAGAATTCATTTCCATTTCTTGAACGGTTTGAGATGGCGATCAAAATGCTTCACCAGCAAATCATAGTGGAGCGCTTCGTTATTATTCAAGCACTCATAAATCCGGTCTCTGAAAATATATTGACCCTTCTCATTCCTGTCTGTCAGCACTCTGCCGTAAGTAACGTGAAGAGCTTGCCTGACATCGTTAGAGTCAAACAGTCCTGCAAGCTCGTTATCTTTATATTGTGCGCCAGGTCTGATTTTTTTCATATCTGCCGAAACAAAATAACTCTTTCTTTCGGTGTCAAACAAGCTTAAGGCATAATCAAGTATCTCTCTAAACAGCTTTGGGTCCTTCATCGCGACAACCTTCAACGCTTCCAGGTAGCTCGTGCCCGCAGTCTTCACGTGAATGCGGGTCTGCTTCATTGCGCCGACGGCTTCATAGATCCTGAACTTGTCGCTGCCTGAATGAAAACTGATCTTGTAGAATCCAAAATATTCGGCTATGGCAGCATGCTGGAGGTAATGCTCCTTGAAAAGCTCTATGTCTCCTTTATACTCGATTCCTTTTTCAAAATCTCCGACAAATCTCGGTGCAAGGCTTACGAAACCAACTCCCATCCTCTTCAGCTCATTCACGATGAAGAAGTGCTCAAAAGGCGTGGTCACGGTATCGGTCTCATCAATTGACACTTCGATTTCGCAATCATGGTCGGCGTGTTTGGTCTTCAGGTGATTATGAATTCTCTTGACATTGATGATAGCTGCCATATACTTCAGGCACGCCTCGAGGACGCTCCTTTTTGTGGAAGTGATCGAATACCCGCCGCGCAACTTCGTCGATTTACTTTCGTACCTTGCGAGGAGATTTTCATACGAATCGCCGAAATCGCTCCATGGCAACCCGGCAACTCTTCTCAGCAGATCCGGTTCACTTATCTCTGCCACACCGTTGACGACGTGGTCGCTTGGATCGATTGTAAACATCGTAAATCCTGCCTTCATGAGGCGGTCTACATCGTCAGTGGTTTTGAGGTGATCGGCGTCAGCACCGAAACCGTCTTTGTATCCCTCCTGAAATGCTGCCCATACTGCAGCGTCCATAACCTCCTCAGGTGTTCTTTGTGTTCTCGTCAGCTCACGAATTGATTGTTGTGCAAGAACAGGCATGAACTTGTATCCTTTTAACGCCCTGAGGTGACCGGGATTTGCCAGACCGAGTCGGTCACCGAAGCCGTAGGAGTTTTTCAAGCCTATAGTTACCGGTTTAGTAAACGGGCAAATTTTTTGAAGAGCTTCGGCATTGTGGTGATTCACCGGACATTTCTTCATGACCTCACCACCGGTGGCTCTGATCACTTCTCCTTCGAATCCCTTGAACGCAGATTCGTCGTCGCTGTCCGAAACCGCATAGAGAAATTTCCCTTTCTTTTCGCGAGCCATGAACACTTTTGTGCCATGATACTCGTTGATTGAATTGGGATATACGGAGATTCCCAGTTCCTTCTCAAGTTTCGGAATCGATCCTTTTCTTTGCGCCTTTCTGGTGACCCGCGTCTTCCCGTTTCTCCGGGTCTTCCTGATTTTCTGCGTCCTTCTCGTTTTTGCATGTACTGTCATTTTAGATCCTATTCTTAATTGGTTTGAGATTTTATTTAACCAGCAGCAACTTCCTAGTTTTCACAAAATTCCCTGCGTTAAGTCGATAGAAATAAACGCCGCTTGCGAGACGCGAACCGTCAAACGTGACGAAATGCGTACCGGCATTTTGTCTTTCATTCACCAAGGTTGCGACTTCTCTTCCGAGCAGATCATAAACTTTCAGTGTAGCCCGACCGCCCGCTGACAATTGGTATCTGATGACAGTCGACGGATTGAACGGGTTTGGATAATTTTGGTAAAGCTCAAATTCATAAGGTGTACCACCATCCCTCGGTTCCACAGAAGTCAGAGTAAAATCTCCCACTCCAAAAGAACCAAGCGTTTTTATTCCACTGCGAGAAACCCAGAACGGCTGAGTTGACAGCTGAGTTGTATAGCTACCCGTTCCAGCTTCCATCGTATCGGTGGAGTCGCTCAAGTAGAATATCCTTGCCTCCGCCGCTCTAATCGCAGAGAATGTGGTATCTTCCGCTGACGCCATCCAGCCTAATTGGATCGTGCAATTGCCCTTGCCTGGTGAGTTTTCACTCAGCTTCCATCTTAGATTCACGCGACCACGCCCCGACATAGTCGACCCGCTCCCCGTATCTACAGATACGCTGAAGGTGTCTGCGGTACCTGCATTCTTAATCCACACAGGTGCATAGACCGAATCTGTACCTACTGGAAAAATCTTTTGAGTCAGGACGATTCCCGGTATCTTCAGAACACCTGACCCATTGGTAAGTATATAGTGGGTCGGAGACCCTCCGCTGATAGAACCCGCGAGAAGGTTTTTCTGACCAAGAATAAACTTCCCGTTGATGTTCAGCGTCCCGTTAACGGTGAGATTTGCTCCCGCAGTTGTACCATCATGCATGATAGTCACATTTCCAAAGGTCGAATCATATCCTGATGATCCTAAAATACTGTCGGCGTTCATCGTCTGTACATAATTGCTGGCACCGCCTATATCATATAAAGAAGCAGGCGGGAACGAAGGATATCCTGCGCAATTGTTGTAGTAGTTCCCATTGTCGTGGAGTGCGAAGGTATCCTTGACGGAAAACTGTGCAAGTTCATTCAAAATACCCCCGTAACTGATCGCAAGGCTGCCGCATTGCAACGCCTGATCAACAACGATCGAGTCCCCGTTCACCACCGCGGCGTAATCTGCGGAATCAGGGACGACATTGCCCAACCATGTCGACGGGGAATTCCAATTTCCTCCACCCGTTCCGTTAGATAACAGGACGGGATTAATTGATCCGTTGACCTGGTAGATGACAGACGGAGGAGTTGTGGCACTTATCGTCGCGTTGCTCGTGTATACTGTTGCGTTTCGGACTTCCAATCCATATTTGCCGGAAATGTTGACGTTCTCCAGGAAGATGTCTTTCATCGGAGTTTCGGGAACACCGACAATGACACAGCCCGGGTTCGATGTAGATCCGCCGGTCGCGGTCAAGCTGTCGACAACGATGTTATGAAAATACGGAGTGAGCGAGTTTACGGCCTGTGCCGGATCCGTTTGCGCAGGGATGCTCGGATAATATTCCGAGAAATAAATGGGATACTTCACGTTCGTCATCGTAATATTCTTGTAAGTCACGTTTCTGACGTTTCCTCCTGCGCCACGATATGATTTGATGCGCAGTCCGTTGTCGGTTCCGTTGAATGTGCAATTGGTAACAACCATGGTATCGACGCCGCCGTTCGTCTCGCTTCCGATAGAACACCCATGGCCGTGCAAAAAGGTGCAGCCGGAAACGAAGATGTTCGACGTTCCGGCGTTGGGATCTGCCGGATCGTTATTTCCCGATTTCACCGCGACGTTATCATCTCCATTGTCAATTTTGCAGTTGAGAATTTGCACAAAGTGACAGGTGGCAGGATCGATTCCGTCCGTGTTAGGCGAATTCGATGGAGCGAGGATCGTAACGTTCCTAACCACGACGTTTAAGCAATACTGCAATGAGACGTGGAACTGGGGAGAATTCTGCAAAGTCACATTTTCTATAAGGATATTCTGTGCGTGACTCAACTGGATCAGCCTTGGCCGGGGATAGTTATTGTTCGCATTGTAGGCGTTCCACCATGGCAGACCCTGACCGTCAATCACTCCATTCCCGGTAATGGTAATGTTGGCCGAATTTTTTGCGCACGCTATCAAAGGCTGCAGTGAGCCAGGCATCGACTGCGTAGTGTCATAACCCACCGGGTAGTATGCCTTGACATAGGTGGTGCCGTATATGACCGCAGAACTGTCAACCTGAAATATCACGCTGCTCTTCAATGTGATCGGTCCGGTAATGAATTTCCCGTTCATGAACTCAACTGTTCCCCCACCGGCGTTGTAACAACTGTCGATCGCAGCCTGGATTGCCTTCGTATTGTCCGTAGTACTGTCGCCGACGATTCCATTGCCCGTCGAATCAATTGCAATAACAACTTTTGGTTTATCGTATCTGCCTCTCTCTCCGGCAATTAACAGGTGCGGACATAATATCATCGATACAAGAACTAACTTTTTTGTATTCAACTTCATAAAATCTCTCATTTAACTAACAACATTTTGCGAAGCTGCATTTCTCTGCCGCTCCTAAGTACGCTGAAATAAACTCCGGAAGACAAACCGGATGCACCAAACTGAATGGAATATTTTTTCCCGGATTCGGCATTTCCTTCGAACAGCGTTGCCACCGCCTGTCCAAGGATATTGTAGACCTTCAACGTGGTAAAACCCTTTTGAGCTACGGTGAATTCGATCATGGTTGAAGGGTTGAATGGGTTCGGATAATTCTGATACAATGCAAACTCCGCCGGAATCTTATCAAGATGCTTCACTCCGGTGATAACCCCGAAGGCGCCGACACCGAATGGACCGAGCTTCGTAATGCCGCCCCGCCACACCGTGTACGGCTGTCCGGCCGATGGAGAAAAATTCCAGGCATAGCTTCCCGATCCCGCATTCGAATCAGGAGTTGAAAGAGAAAATATTCCCGCGTCTTTACTTCGGTTTGCAGCAAAGGCGGAATCCTCTTCGGCACTGACCCAACCGAATTGCAGCGAACAGTCGGGTGTTTCGCTTGAGGATTCGCTAATATCCCATCTGACATTTACTCTTCCGCCGTCTCCGTTCTTATATTCGGGAATAGACGAATCAACCATGGCAGCGACCGTGAATGCGTCCGCCGTATTCTTGTTCGCTATCCATAAAGGAGCGTATCCCGCAGCTGTCCCCACCGGGAACATCGCGGAATCAAGATTGAGGATACTTAACGCTCCGCCGAGACTGTCAGTTCTGACGTAAGCCGTCGACGATCCGCCGGCAACCGATGCAGCATTGATCTTCCTTCCGTTTAGGATTAGCTGTCCGATCGAAACGGAGAGTCTGCCTTTGACTGAAATGCTATTTGTCAAAGAAACTCCAGCACCGTTGACAACGGTTAGATTATTTACACTATCGGGGAAGGCGCTTCCTGTAATCTGAGAATTTAACCCGTTGAAAACATAGTTGGCACTTTTGCTGAAATAGCGCGCCCCTGTTACGTGAATACACCCGCTGGAATCGAGCCCGCTTTGGTCAGCAAGTGCGAGAGTTCCACCACCATTGAGAACGAAACCCTGGCCTCCTTTTATAGTGTCGTGAGCAG includes:
- a CDS encoding glycosyl hydrolase family 28 protein; the protein is MKLNTKKLVLVSMILCPHLLIAGERGRYDKPKVVIAIDSTGNGIVGDSTTDNTKAIQAAIDSCYNAGGGTVEFMNGKFITGPITLKSSVIFQVDSSAVIYGTTYVKAYYPVGYDTTQSMPGSLQPLIACAKNSANITITGNGVIDGQGLPWWNAYNANNNYPRPRLIQLSHAQNILIENVTLQNSPQFHVSLQYCLNVVVRNVTILAPSNSPNTDGIDPATCHFVQILNCKIDNGDDNVAVKSGNNDPADPNAGTSNIFVSGCTFLHGHGCSIGSETNGGVDTMVVTNCTFNGTDNGLRIKSYRGAGGNVRNVTYKNITMTNVKYPIYFSEYYPSIPAQTDPAQAVNSLTPYFHNIVVDSLTATGGSTSNPGCVIVGVPETPMKDIFLENVNISGKYGLEVRNATVYTSNATISATTPPSVIYQVNGSINPVLLSNGTGGGNWNSPSTWLGNVVPDSADYAAVVNGDSIVVDQALQCGSLAISYGGILNELAQFSVKDTFALHDNGNYYNNCAGYPSFPPASLYDIGGASNYVQTMNADSILGSSGYDSTFGNVTIMHDGTTAGANLTVNGTLNINGKFILGQKNLLAGSISGGSPTHYILTNGSGVLKIPGIVLTQKIFPVGTDSVYAPVWIKNAGTADTFSVSVDTGSGSTMSGRGRVNLRWKLSENSPGKGNCTIQLGWMASAEDTTFSAIRAAEARIFYLSDSTDTMEAGTGSYTTQLSTQPFWVSRSGIKTLGSFGVGDFTLTSVEPRDGGTPYEFELYQNYPNPFNPSTVIRYQLSAGGRATLKVYDLLGREVATLVNERQNAGTHFVTFDGSRLASGVYFYRLNAGNFVKTRKLLLVK
- a CDS encoding tagaturonate epimerase family protein, with the protein product MTVHAKTRRTQKIRKTRRNGKTRVTRKAQRKGSIPKLEKELGISVYPNSINEYHGTKVFMAREKKGKFLYAVSDSDDESAFKGFEGEVIRATGGEVMKKCPVNHHNAEALQKICPFTKPVTIGLKNSYGFGDRLGLANPGHLRALKGYKFMPVLAQQSIRELTRTQRTPEEVMDAAVWAAFQEGYKDGFGADADHLKTTDDVDRLMKAGFTMFTIDPSDHVVNGVAEISEPDLLRRVAGLPWSDFGDSYENLLARYESKSTKLRGGYSITSTKRSVLEACLKYMAAIINVKRIHNHLKTKHADHDCEIEVSIDETDTVTTPFEHFFIVNELKRMGVGFVSLAPRFVGDFEKGIEYKGDIELFKEHYLQHAAIAEYFGFYKISFHSGSDKFRIYEAVGAMKQTRIHVKTAGTSYLEALKVVAMKDPKLFREILDYALSLFDTERKSYFVSADMKKIRPGAQYKDNELAGLFDSNDVRQALHVTYGRVLTDRNEKGQYIFRDRIYECLNNNEALHYDLLVKHFDRHLKPFKKWK